The Silene latifolia isolate original U9 population chromosome X, ASM4854445v1, whole genome shotgun sequence genome contains the following window.
CGACCTCGAGCCGAGGCAATTTGAACAGAATGGAAAACTCGTTATTGAAGCTCATGGTATGGAAAGCAACCGGTGGTTGAAGTATGTCTTTGCAATCAGACAAAAGTGGATACCGGCATACTTTCGGGATCTGCCTCTAGGTTGTTTGTTGCGAACAACCCAGAGATCCGAAAGTTCAAACAGCTATTTCAAGCGGTTTGAAAGCCACTTTGGAACCCTTGTCGAGTTCTGGATGAGGTACAATTCCGTAATAGAGCAGCAAAGGCATACACAAAGGAGGATGGATAATGCCAATGAGCATAGTATGCTCGAGAAAGTAGGGCCGATGAAGGTAGAGATGCATGTCTCCCTTGTCTACACACATCCTATCTTTGAGGACTTTCAGAATGAAGTCAAACATGCGATATGCAGCATGGGGGTCGGGGGGTTGACAACAGTAGGGGCAGTGGAGTACCATGACGTTCGTGATGGACTGAAGCACAGGAGCTTCCGAGTTGAATTTAACACCAAAACTAACGAGAGCAATTGTGCATGTAAGCTGTTTGAGAGGCATGGCATTATCTGTCGTCATATACTGtgggtgtggaatggtaggcAGGTCCACAGGATACTTGACCCTTATGTCCTTGCTTGATGGACAAAGAAATCCTACAGGCCAATTGTCCgagatgaaaatggaaaggtgatagaagagattgatgaagctgacatcaagaaagctgagatgtcaaaggtttggtctgaGATTTATGCAACTGTCGGGGTGATGGATAGTTATGCTACGATTAAACAGATGAAGCAACTGCAGAAAACCCTGACACAGTTCAGGGAGAACATCACAGGACCAACTGAACCGAAAACTAAAAACCAGGAAATCGAGGCTCTTCTCGGCATCACAGCTTCAAATGATATTAACCTTCGACCGccaaacaaggccaagaataagggCAGTGGTAAAAGATTAAGGTCGTCGAAAGAAAAGGCCAAGAGCAAGCCACAAAAGAGGAAGCGAAGATGCGGTAATCGCAAGAAGTGGGTGAACCACAACGAGTAGAACTTGTAATCTTCCATTTCTTTGAAAGTCCCCttcgatgacgatgatgaagaagaatcgtAAAGCGAAGAGGTATGAATCGGACTAATACTCTcctattattctaatgttatcctcttattctctcttgttattcccctattattctgtGTTACTGCTATTCTGCTGGtgttgtgttattctactgctattctgctattaatgtgttgttatttttgaatagaaaatggatattctttgTGGTAATGGATAGtgtctgcaataacagcagagtagctgCTAAATTTAgtctactgctattctgctattaatgtgttgttattctccGCTAATAATGTTATTCTCTTTGCTATTCGCTATTAATGTAGTTGCTAAATCCTAAGCAAAAATTAAGCAATATGAATCGATGCATGAACTAACAAAAATTGCGGGAATATGTTATCCTCTTATTTCTAccgttattcccctattattctgtGTTACTCGCTATTCTCTGCTTTGTTGTGTTATTCTcttgctattctgctattaatgtgttgttatttttgaatagaaaatggatattctttgtggaaatggatagtgtctgCAATAATAGCAGAGTAGTCGCTAAATTTAGTCGATCGCTATtacgctattaatgtgttgttattctctcgctattaatgttattctctgctattctcgctattaatgtagctgctaaatactaagcaaaaattgcaggaatatgaatcagatgcatgaactaacaaagacaaaagagacgcaaaagacagcggctacgatgaagacctcgcctaaaaatgtcaaagacttttactatttgtcattgtttgaaTTACATTTTAACCTAAAATGTATCTTCTAAATAATAAAGTGAGACctacattatatgagaattaatactagttactttaatttttttttgctaatattatctgactgttttttcacaaaccacccacaaaaataaaactgcaattacacactacaataatagttgaataataacagattagtaatatttataaaaagcagttccacttttcagtttttattaaaaacagttacctaacctatctaatataattacaggaaaactgtttgtattccccaagcccctataaatactgctattgtgtggttttttaaaaaaaaaacacacacacactgaATAAGTACAGAAAAACCGTTTGTATTCCAGGAAAAACTCTGCATCTCCTCtgcaaaaggtaatttcttatcttttttttttgttggtagacaggtaatttcttatctttctatattTTATTACAGAAAAACTGTTTCTATTCCCCAAGCCCTTATAAATACTGCTACTTCGagtaaaaaaacaaacacacacactgaaaaagtccattcaaaaaaaaaactttatctcctctgcaaaaaggtaatttcttatctttctattctttatttttctttgatgTTTATTTTTCTTATCTGTCAATACTATACTCTATGCTGCAGAAAAGGTAattctctttcttcttctttggtttgcttttaatttagttgaaatattttaaacatctttttataatgcaaaaagtttCATACTTCCAATGCTGCAGGATGAGTGACGTAACTGACGATAGCCGAAGGTCCCCGACAAGGGAGGAAATCGATGAAGCAAAACGGACGATAGAGTCCCTCACGATAGAGTTGATcgacacaaggacaaatttagagGCAGCTGAAAAccgtgaagaggccttaataaGAGAGGTCGACAGTGTTAAGGCACAGTTGAAGGTTGCTGAACTTCAAAATGAACGTATGCGTAGAcagttgaaggaaaagaaaaataggaactacACGGAAGCCGACATGGACAATCAATTCATTGCTGGTGTGAATGCTCTGAGGAAGTATTACACTGAAGTCGATATTTCAATCTCTGGCAATTGGACACCAGTTCTGAAAGCCATGGAACTTATGGAAGCATACAAAAATCCTTTTGAGGATGAGTCGGTGGAAGTTGAGAGCACTGTCCAAGGACCGGCGCGCAGGCGTCAGAgaatagaataaagatataaaaatctaaCGATGATGGGCTAGGGCTGCTgcttttaaatatatttaaaatatttattgcttttaaaaaaaatggctttaatattttagatcgttaatgtttattatgtaattatTATCTTTAACTACTATTTACTACTATGTTTAAGTAATGTTGGAATAATGAAGTCTTTgcgaataatagtgcaataatgAAGATAATAAGCGCTAATTATGCGAGAATAAATACTgcgcaataacagcagaataatggtagaataacaatGTGGAATAAAAAAAGCGGTCTAAACCACgattttacacttgactaaatttacacttggataaaaatgaatagttttaacaaaataatctttgGACTAACGGTGGAATAtgagaataaactagtccttttgtggaataatactgcaataataAATTTTGAATAAACTActtgttatgcggaataatagtgcaataatgttgagaataacggtgcaataagaatagaatcacGGTTGAGAAATAATGACCATTGTGAGTTGAATAGAAAAtgcatattcttcgtagaaattggatagtgtttgtaaaccttaattaaactagtggaataacagcagaataagtgtagactaatagtacaataacagcagagtagctgcttattatgcggagtaatactgcaataacagtagaataacactGGGAAAAACGCAGTCTAAAccactgcttttacacttgactaaatttacacttgaatagaaatggatagtgtttgtagaaAACAAAGGTAATAAGAAAGCTTAATTAGACTAAAATAACTGTAGACTAATTGTGCAATAACAGCACAACAAACTGCTCATTATactgaataatactgcaataacagcagaataacagtgggattagagtaaaaatggatggtgtttgaaaaaagtacaagtaatatgaaaactcaattaaattagagtacacactggaataacactagaataatacgggaataacagcacaataaactAGTAATTATACAGAATAAAAGGCAATAACAAAGACACTAATTGTTTAACAACACGATTTACACTAACTTAGTCCGACTTCCCTGGATACACAAGTCAAAGGTCCGCATTCATGACGATGCCTCGACTCTTCATTACCAAAGAGATGATTGGGGTTGCACTTCGGGTTGCACTTCGGCAACTTGTTCCTTTGTCGCCGCCAAACCCAACGTCTTGCCTTTCGGTCTCACAAGCCGTCACTTTGTCAAGAACTACTTGCCTATAAAGATTAATATCCGCCAAGATCAGGGAAGCCGACATTTTAACACGAAAGCTTGACGAGCAATCTTCTTTGTGAAGATTGCACTCAAACACGCTTCCACCATATTCCGCCATCGTGTATGACAAGAAACACCCCGACTCGGAATTCAAGCAgttccttctttttccatttaaaaGGCACATCAACGATTTCAAAATTGCGGCAATCTTGGACTTGAACATTATGACCTCCATAAAAACATACATATAGTTTGCCACAATCTCGGCCAATCTTCTATAATCGGCTATTTGCTTtgaatcgtgagtcatgttgtccaaaatatcaatcgattcattcataaAGTTGATGCAGAAACCAGAGTAGTGATCATTGTACAAAATCGGCACAAACACAAGGTCGGAGTTCAGACGACATCTTCCATTGCAGGAATCGAAAAACACATTCCGAATGCCATGACTTCTTACCGGACCGTCAAGAGGACTTGAGGAATCAAAGTTCTCTAAGAGTGAATAAAGAGGATCCTTCAAAacagaaagcataaacaaccaaaaatagtgCACAAGTGTTAACTTTATATCAATACTTGTGAGTCAATCTGTAGGTAATAAcacaaaatagcaaaggaaaaaacaaaatacCATATGACGAACTCCGAAAAACATTGAGCTTGGTTCTGAACGTTCCTCAAACTCCAACGAATTTAAAAGAATCGACCAAACATCCACTACTCTTGTTGTCATCATAGCAGCTGCATCTACAATGGAAACAATATCCCCCCTGTCCAAAAACACGTTGACGTCGTCGCTGTACAACACTAACATCTCACTGCATTCACAAAAAATAACATATGATAAGAACAGTGGGATTACGTGGTATAACAAAGAGTGATTCAATAATAGAATAATAATGacaaaataatagtggtataacaaaCGAGAATAACAAAAGGGAATTAACGGTGGGATTACGGTGGACTAACAagcggaataatagtggtataacaaagagaataacggttcaataacagcagaataacaaaagGAACTAACAGTGGAATTAGACGACTGACTAGGTTGAcaaaataacagcataataacaacAGATTAACAGCAGACTAACAGTGAGAAACAGAAAGACTAACTGAACAGcaacaccacaatcaaagaaatgaaaatcgaCACATACTCTTCTTTCAACTGAGCGTCTTCACGAAGAACAAAGTCCACCACTTGCTTCCGCACCTTCCGCATCTTAGAGAACTGTTTTTTGTTCTTCCGAAACAACTCCGACACCGCAACAAATCTACTGTCCTCTGGCCCGCAGTCCATAGAGCAACCAAGCCCGTCGTCTGCCTTACCCCTTTTACGACTACCCAAAGCCGACTTTGGACTCACGGTGCTATCCACACCCCTGCTTCCCACTTGACGGCTGGCAGTAGGGGTGTTTCTAGAGAATTTAGTGTTGTCAATGACAGTAGGAGAAGCGACGGGCTCGACAACAGGCTGCGTCGTCTTAACCTTCTTACCAACGGTTTTCAGCCTGCCAGAACCACGACGTTTCTGACCGCTTTGAGAAGCCCTCTTTTCCGCATCCTCAATACGCCGTTTCTCTTCAAGCACACGCAGGGTTTCCTTTCTCGTCTTGTTCAACTCCTACAAAATTTGCAACACATCTTCCCTGGACTGGTTCATATCAGACAGCACCAACAAGGCAACGATCTCAGCACGGTAAAGGGCTCTTGAATCAGAATTACCCAAGTCACAATCAAAAACAGTTCCACGGtaaaagagcatgtgcaacatcgtatatacaccgcagtccaaattttcaatcgcagcggtttgccaggtaaaagggacgttgacaattttattgtaacacccccatactccaagtgccttaccaggaccactcaggtatgaagacattaccatctcggttacccgaggcaatgataatcaaacaacaatgcagaaacaacgtttattataaataattagcgaatagttacaatcctcaaaaccaaaccaaaagtacgatacatgtcctcaaactgactgttctaactgaaatgtaaataactaataagctacagcggaagactcctatcatcatgtcgtggcatgccagctatcccagtactcatctcaatacctgctcaatatctgctcaccatccccgaatggatcaccgcaggtttacaaaacaacatcggggtcagtactaatcacacaattcaatacatactaacaataagataaacaagaaatgacttaatcacacacacacatgcacgccaaatccaatcatctcgatcaccgatcgtcccctttggacgaccccgccgatgggggaccgcagccgt
Protein-coding sequences here:
- the LOC141620422 gene encoding protein FAR1-RELATED SEQUENCE 1-like, giving the protein MPEKVGRAICNDTEFMTDINAVVWDVDLEPRQFEQNGKLVIEAHGMESNRWLKYVFAIRQKWIPAYFRDLPLGCLLRTTQRSESSNSYFKRFESHFGTLVEFWMRYNSVIEQQRHTQRRMDNANEHSMLEKVGPMKVEMHVSLVYTHPIFEDFQNEVKHAICSMGVGGLTTVGAVEYHDVRDGLKHRSFRVEFNTKTNESNCACKLFERHGIICRHILWVWNGRQVHRILDPYVLA